In the Ostrinia nubilalis chromosome 15, ilOstNubi1.1, whole genome shotgun sequence genome, one interval contains:
- the LOC135078478 gene encoding uncharacterized protein LOC135078478 isoform X1 codes for MEKPESNWKKNGNWKNRYSKVYGAQRVAIAKKQNESHEQGGGRISFMTNDSTPYTDLLTRVRANRRDSSSSSSPSPRYLTSMLSQQSDLYGTYTGTGSMLSDDLGGHETLLLDMVRAQSREMQEAQDQTLDLPRDDISDDESSEACVHGLSMRATERSVSRSRVSRMSTRRDMDIPSILAFTTTTTAPIQLEIPAFKMANEPQREEIPRWSIRRAVCPVCSQKWRDKTSISNIKYSGLKRNSSSELPSVIAPARLRAAITMGYVPRPVVAAVDREAGVKHGGLRNTSATWQLTRARRFRAPKPLMPPPEATQPPSAAAPLAQRDLDMRVNRFLKDIEIKQTA; via the exons ATGGA AAAACCTGAATCAAATTGGAAGAAAAATGGCAATTGGAAGAACCGCTATTCCAAAGTTTACGGCGCCCAGCGCGTTGCAAT agCCAAAAAGCAAAACGAAAGCCATGAGCAAGGAGGCGGACGGATCTCGTTCATGACGAACGACAGCACCCCCTACACAGATCTGCTGACGAGGGTGCGCGCAAACCGCCGGGACAGCTCCTCGTCGAGCTCGCCAAGTCCCCGATACCTCACCTCTATGCTCTCCCAGCAGAGCGACCTCTATGGCACTTACACGGGCACTGGCAGCATGTT GTCCGACGACTTAGGCGGACACGAGACGTTACTGCTCGACATGGTGCGCGCCCAAAGCCGTGAGATGCAGGAGGCACAAGATCAAACATTAGACCTACCGCGTGATGACATTTCTGACGA TGAATCCAGCGAAGCCTGCGTTCACGGGTTAAGTATGCGCGCTACCGAACGCAGCGTGTCCCGCTCCCGCGTCTCCCGCATGTCAACACGTCGGGACATGGACATCCCATCCATACTGGCGTTTACCACCACAACCACAGCACCG ATACAACTTGAAATTCCGGCGTTTAAAATGGCAAATGAACCTCAGCGCGAAGAAATTCCTCGGTGGTCGATACGGCGCGCCGTCTGCCCAGTCTGCTCACAGAAGTGGAGGGACAAAACCTCCATCTCAAATATTAAATATTCTG GCTTGAAAAGGAATTCATCATCGGAACTGCCGTCTGTTATAGCACCTGCAAGATTACGAGCAGCTATCACTATGGgata TGTTCCTCGACCAGTTGTTGCAGCAGTGGATCGTGAAGCAGGAGTAAAGCATGGTGGACTTCGCAACACTAGTGCCACCTGGCAGCTGACTCGAGCGCGGCGTTTCCGCGCCCCCAAACCTTTGATGCCTCCACCTGAAGCCACACAGCCACCTTCAGCAGCTGCACCTCTTGCACAGCGAGACCTGGATATGCGCGTCAACCGTTTCCTCAAAGATATAGAAATCAAACAAACTgcttga
- the LOC135078478 gene encoding uncharacterized protein LOC135078478 isoform X2 has product MTNDSTPYTDLLTRVRANRRDSSSSSSPSPRYLTSMLSQQSDLYGTYTGTGSMLSDDLGGHETLLLDMVRAQSREMQEAQDQTLDLPRDDISDDESSEACVHGLSMRATERSVSRSRVSRMSTRRDMDIPSILAFTTTTTAPIQLEIPAFKMANEPQREEIPRWSIRRAVCPVCSQKWRDKTSISNIKYSGLKRNSSSELPSVIAPARLRAAITMGYVPRPVVAAVDREAGVKHGGLRNTSATWQLTRARRFRAPKPLMPPPEATQPPSAAAPLAQRDLDMRVNRFLKDIEIKQTA; this is encoded by the exons ATGACGAACGACAGCACCCCCTACACAGATCTGCTGACGAGGGTGCGCGCAAACCGCCGGGACAGCTCCTCGTCGAGCTCGCCAAGTCCCCGATACCTCACCTCTATGCTCTCCCAGCAGAGCGACCTCTATGGCACTTACACGGGCACTGGCAGCATGTT GTCCGACGACTTAGGCGGACACGAGACGTTACTGCTCGACATGGTGCGCGCCCAAAGCCGTGAGATGCAGGAGGCACAAGATCAAACATTAGACCTACCGCGTGATGACATTTCTGACGA TGAATCCAGCGAAGCCTGCGTTCACGGGTTAAGTATGCGCGCTACCGAACGCAGCGTGTCCCGCTCCCGCGTCTCCCGCATGTCAACACGTCGGGACATGGACATCCCATCCATACTGGCGTTTACCACCACAACCACAGCACCG ATACAACTTGAAATTCCGGCGTTTAAAATGGCAAATGAACCTCAGCGCGAAGAAATTCCTCGGTGGTCGATACGGCGCGCCGTCTGCCCAGTCTGCTCACAGAAGTGGAGGGACAAAACCTCCATCTCAAATATTAAATATTCTG GCTTGAAAAGGAATTCATCATCGGAACTGCCGTCTGTTATAGCACCTGCAAGATTACGAGCAGCTATCACTATGGgata TGTTCCTCGACCAGTTGTTGCAGCAGTGGATCGTGAAGCAGGAGTAAAGCATGGTGGACTTCGCAACACTAGTGCCACCTGGCAGCTGACTCGAGCGCGGCGTTTCCGCGCCCCCAAACCTTTGATGCCTCCACCTGAAGCCACACAGCCACCTTCAGCAGCTGCACCTCTTGCACAGCGAGACCTGGATATGCGCGTCAACCGTTTCCTCAAAGATATAGAAATCAAACAAACTgcttga